A single Candidatus Margulisiibacteriota bacterium DNA region contains:
- a CDS encoding peptidylprolyl isomerase, whose translation MAGKKDIIAIIKTNKGSIKLKLFSQQTPYTVGNFVNLATRGFYNGLSFHRVINDFMIQGGCPLGNGTGGPGYQFQDEFLKELKHSKPGILSMANAGPGTNGSQFFITHVPTVWLDGHHTVFGEVMGPKDQAVVNKIVQGDQIVSITIQGDVKPLLNSIKPALDEWNKILNSKN comes from the coding sequence ATGGCAGGTAAAAAAGATATAATAGCAATAATAAAAACTAATAAAGGTAGCATAAAGCTTAAATTATTTAGTCAGCAAACACCTTACACTGTCGGTAATTTTGTAAATCTGGCTACCAGGGGATTTTATAACGGTTTGAGTTTTCACAGAGTAATTAACGATTTTATGATCCAGGGAGGATGTCCTCTGGGCAACGGAACCGGTGGGCCGGGTTATCAATTCCAGGATGAGTTTCTTAAAGAACTGAAACACAGTAAACCAGGCATACTTTCAATGGCCAATGCCGGGCCAGGAACTAATGGCAGCCAGTTTTTTATTACTCATGTCCCAACTGTTTGGCTGGATGGGCATCATACGGTTTTTGGCGAAGTTATGGGTCCTAAAGATCAGGCTGTTGTGAACAAAATTGTTCAGGGAGACCAAATTGTGTCCATTACAATTCAGGGAGATGTAAAACCTTTATTAAATTCAATAAAACCAGCTCTGGATGAATGGAATAAAATTCTCAACAGCAAAAACTGA
- a CDS encoding pyruvate kinase alpha/beta domain-containing protein: MIDNLRNERLIMQSKIVYFEDHNPENTLKTFQLAKERLHENSIKKIVLASTTGKTAVRALEFFADSEVQLIIIPHQFDFKRTENPFPQDLIKNLRSKGHEVHFGTMLFHTDNLYGNNTSTTMASLLRCFCQGIKVCFEIVLMATDAGHLQSGEKVVAIAGTGYGADTALVMQASSSQNLKKLRVNEILCKPLNPLNSDELKEKLAQEKSGYEKLK; this comes from the coding sequence TTGATTGATAATTTAAGAAATGAAAGATTAATAATGCAAAGCAAAATTGTTTATTTTGAAGATCATAATCCTGAAAATACTTTAAAAACTTTTCAGCTTGCCAAAGAAAGATTACATGAAAATAGTATAAAAAAAATTGTCTTGGCCTCAACCACAGGCAAAACAGCAGTGAGAGCTCTGGAGTTCTTTGCGGATAGTGAAGTCCAGCTTATTATTATTCCTCATCAGTTCGATTTTAAAAGAACAGAAAATCCATTCCCTCAGGATTTAATAAAAAATTTAAGAAGCAAAGGGCATGAAGTACACTTCGGTACAATGCTCTTTCATACGGATAATTTGTATGGCAATAATACTTCTACGACCATGGCCAGTCTGCTGCGTTGTTTTTGCCAGGGGATAAAAGTATGTTTTGAGATAGTGTTAATGGCCACAGACGCCGGTCATCTTCAAAGCGGCGAAAAAGTTGTCGCTATAGCCGGAACTGGTTATGGAGCCGATACAGCGCTTGTCATGCAGGCGTCATCATCTCAGAATTTGAAAAAACTGAGAGTTAACGAAATACTCTGTAAACCACTTAATCCGCTAAACTCTGACGAATTAAAAGAAAAACTGGCTCAGGAAAAATCAGGTTATGAAAAATTAAAATAA